TTACAACAGTGGAATTAGTATTAAGTGTCATGTCCCCTGTCAATGAACGCAAGTGGAATTATGGACTCAATTATGTCTCTGTTAATACCTATAGATCAATTAATTATAAGCATTATTACAGTGAAGGTTATACATTAAGATAACATCCTTCATCTTGAGATGGGATGGATACTAAGTGCCTTCCTAATGTGTATTGTAAATACAGTTGTATATATGTAACAAAGATATGATGAAATTAATCCTTAGTATTCGTATACTGTCAAGGGAAACATGTTATATGATGAAACCCTAATGCAAAGTTAGCTAAAGCAATTGCAGAGAAAGACCATTTCTTGTTAAAAAATGAACTTCAAATGTATCCTTCTCCAATGTTAGCATCGCAAACACCACTCTTCTGGTCATCAGTAGCGTTACATGAATTATTATGACTTCCAATTGTTACTGGCATAATCTTCTTTCTCAATCGTAAACTGCTGCAATATTCTGGATGATCTTCTCTGTTTTGGATCACAACTTTGCACTCACTGGTTGATAACTCATCTTTCATTGTTGCATTATTACGATCTTGATGTTCTTCGTACATACAACTTGTCAATAGAAGTGCAACTATATGGATGACAACTTTCATTGTTATGGATAATAAATGTGAGCACGTCCATGTCGATTTAGCATCTATATTTTTGGTTAACCCCGCCATGACCTTGGACTCCCCAAAATTAGATGATGAACTTCGATTTTTAACTCTTGTCGTGATGTTTGTAGTAGGTTTCATAATCGGGAAATTATGGGACGTTACCTGATTAAGATGAACTGTAACAGTCTTGCAGGGTTCCATCTGATGATAGAATGTATCAGCTACCTTGTGACTGGAAACAAAGTACATTCCTTGCTTATATTCAATTTTCTCGTAAACTTCGAAAGTTGGCATACTCAAAGATTCATCCGTAGTTGCCCCTTCCGAAATGATTCCATTATTATCATCAGGGTCATCGTTAACGAATCCAGTTGAGTAATCATTAGAGTACTCTTCTTTAAATTGGTTGAAGTTATCATTTTGGTTATTAGTATCTCCTGGAAAACAAAGTTATTAATTTTTTCTGaatcaaattttgaaaacaaaaaaaaattacgaaCAAAAAAGAGAGGTATAGTAAAGAAACTAACCTCTCATGGCTTCTCCCTCTGTTCTGTTGAAAGTGGAGACATTTTCAATGGGAACCATCTTGTGTTCTTCCAGCATTGTCTGATAGAACatcaaaacatttatatattacaaATTATACTTACAGAATTTGTACGTCTAAGAAACCAAAAATGAATGAAGGGTGATTTAAAGAGGCATTAGTTAGTCGTACCTTCTCGAGATCTCTAGATGACATTCCAACCCCTCTCAGATTTTCTACCATCCTACTGTCAATCTTGAATTCTTCCTCTAAATCATTGATATCGATAAACCTTGCGTGTTCTACTCCGCCCCAAGAACTTATATTACCGACTAAGCAATGATCTTGATCATCTATTTGTCCTATTTCGGGTAAATCCATAACAAACTCATCCAAGTAAATGGAATAATTTCCCGCCCATGTTTCTTGATAACTATTAGGTCCGTTTATCAGTTGTTGAGAGGCACTAGCAACTGAAAGTATTTCTTGTAAGATATCTGGTCCATTGGTGTTTTGCCTAGCCatgggttgttgttgttggtggtggtcttTTGTGTCTGTGAAGTCGAATTCAGGGAAGTCATCGACTTCCAATGGAGGCAGTGATAGTCTATGCTGGAACCTTGCGCACTCTAATGCTATATCAACCTGCAAAACCCAGTTCAGTATCCTATGGTTAAACATTATCCATGCATGCCGCTATCAAACTGACGTGTGACAATACATAAAATAAAGTTAAGATGGAATACAATAATTGATAAACTTGATTCTTGCATGGAGCTTATACCTTTGATGGAATATAGGGCATTTGTCCATGGCTAGGAAATGCTGGGGTTGTGGCTCCAAATGCCTCGTCTCCCAAATACTGCATCCATTTCCCATCTCTAGATGAGCCATTGAAATCGAATGACGATGATGATGTTCCTTGAACGACATTTTGTGAGGATGTTTCTGATGGAAATGGATAACCAGAGCTCTCGAAATCTGTAACTCTTCCAGCTGAGGACAAATCGATGGTAGATGAACGAGCATGCTGATGATGATGGTTAGATGGCCATTGTTGGTAATTAGGGTTGGCACTTCGAGAAATAGTGTGTTGCTCTCCTGTTTTAGGTCCTAATGCACTCTTCTTAAATATACGACACAATGCGTAGGCATCCTGATATTTTCAGCGAAATGTTAGCATTATCAGTGGCAGTCGTTGCTATTGAGAGACAGAGAGACAAAGAGAGAAACGGTACCTGTAACCCTGAGGAAGTTTCACATTCTGCCTCGTCGAGTCGATATTCATGCATAACCCAATCAGTCCTGGTACCATGAGGTGCCCGTCCTCTATAGTAAACTAAAGTTTTCTTCATCCCCACCGCACGCGTTTTGGAATTAACTTTCCGATCCTTGCCAGTGGCCTTCCAATAACCGGACTGAGTTGCTCTGTTAGTTCGGGACCCATTAGGGTACTTCCGATCTCGTGGGCTAAAAAAGTACCACTCAAGATCTTTGCTTGGCAAGAAGGACTTCTCTGTAAGCAACATTATAATATCCTCAAATTAATAATGGCTAAGAactgaataaataaataaaacacaatGCGGTTTAAGGATCATGAACAAGTATTCCTTACTAGCTAACAACGTTTAGGTTGAGGTAATCAAGTCATTACTTCTGATAATTTGATGCAGTTTAGTCTTTTAATAAAAGTATAAATGTGGGTTTTCTTTCCTAGCTGGGAAAATAATATTTTACTGTTTTATTCAAAtgaatcatatatatatacagtGTACTGCGGACAAAATCTTCAGAACCTAGAAAACAAAAGCTGAAAAGCTAGCTAGTAAGCATATAGATAGATCATATGTAATGTAGAACAAATCTTTGGAACACTATGCAACCCT
Above is a genomic segment from Papaver somniferum cultivar HN1 chromosome 10, ASM357369v1, whole genome shotgun sequence containing:
- the LOC113317016 gene encoding NAC domain-containing protein 45-like, which codes for MAPVALPPGFRFHPTDEELVAYYLKRKINGRKIELEIIPEVDLYKCEPWELPEKSFLPSKDLEWYFFSPRDRKYPNGSRTNRATQSGYWKATGKDRKVNSKTRAVGMKKTLVYYRGRAPHGTRTDWVMHEYRLDEAECETSSGLQDAYALCRIFKKSALGPKTGEQHTISRSANPNYQQWPSNHHHQHARSSTIDLSSAGRVTDFESSGYPFPSETSSQNVVQGTSSSSFDFNGSSRDGKWMQYLGDEAFGATTPAFPSHGQMPYIPSKVDIALECARFQHRLSLPPLEVDDFPEFDFTDTKDHHQQQQPMARQNTNGPDILQEILSVASASQQLINGPNSYQETWAGNYSIYLDEFVMDLPEIGQIDDQDHCLVGNISSWGGVEHARFIDINDLEEEFKIDSRMVENLRGVGMSSRDLEKTMLEEHKMVPIENVSTFNRTEGEAMRGDTNNQNDNFNQFKEEYSNDYSTGFVNDDPDDNNGIISEGATTDESLSMPTFEVYEKIEYKQGMYFVSSHKVADTFYHQMEPCKTVTVHLNQVTSHNFPIMKPTTNITTRVKNRSSSSNFGESKVMAGLTKNIDAKSTWTCSHLLSITMKVVIHIVALLLTSCMYEEHQDRNNATMKDELSTSECKVVIQNREDHPEYCSSLRLRKKIMPVTIGSHNNSCNATDDQKSGVCDANIGEGYI